In the genome of Stomoxys calcitrans chromosome 4, idStoCalc2.1, whole genome shotgun sequence, the window CTTCATGGGACCGTCCAATGTATGCAATTGATTTGtctgatttttttgcatttctcaGGGGTACAAATCTTCCTTGaacaatactttttataccctccaccataagatggggggtatactaatatcgtcattctgtttgtaactactcgaaatgttcgtctcagaccccataaagtatatatattcttgatcgtcgtgacattttatgtcgatctagccatgtccgtccgtctgtccgtgcgtccgtcagtccgtccgtccgtccgtccgtctgtctgtcgaaagcacgctaacttccgaaggagtaaagctagccgcttgaaattttgcacaaatacttcttattagtgtaggtcggttggtattgtaaatgggccatatcggtccatgttttgatatagctgccatataaaccgatcttgggtcttgacttcttgacttcttgagcctctagagtgcgcaattcttatccgattggaatgaaattttgcacgacgtgttttgttattatatccaacaactgtgccaagtatggttcaaatcggtccataacctgatatagctgccatataaaccgatcttgggtcttgacttcttgagcctctagagggcgcaattcttatccgaatggaatggaatttcgcacgacgtgttttgttatgatacccaacaactgtgccaagtatggtttaaatcggtccacaacctgatatagctgccatataaaccgatcttgggtcttgattgcttgagcctctagagggcgcaattcttatccgaatggaatggaatttcgcacgacgtgttttgttatgatatccaacaactgtgccaagtatggttgaaatcggtccataacctgatatagctgtcatataaacagatctggggatttgacttcttgagcttttagagggcgcaattcctatccgatttggctgaaattttgcatgacgtattttatttttactttcaacaactgtgtcaaataaggttcaaatcggttcataacctgatatagctgccatataaaccgatctgggatcttgacttcttaacccctagaggtcgcaattattatccgatttgcctgaaattttgtacgacggatcctctcatgaccatcaataaacgtgtttattatggtctgaatcggtctatagcccgatacagatcccatataaatcgttctctctattttacttcgtgagctccaatgggcccaattcttatacgaattggctgaaattttacacaggtctccaacatataatttaattgtggtccgaaccggaccatatcttgatatcgttttaatagcagagcaactcttttcttatatccttttttgcctaagaagagatgccgggaaaagaactcgacaaatgcgatccatggtggagggtatataagattcggcccggccgaacttagcacgcttttacttgttagaatttcagttttctcctCGATTTCTTATTAAATTGATAGTAATTTTAAGATTCTCAGGGGATCTGTACAATGTTTTTCTCTTACtttaagatttttatttaaagtatCGTTTGCTTCTTTTTAATTTCAGTTCAATTCTGCTTTAGCAGCAAAGTACACTCACAACGCCAGTCTCCTCAAACGACAACAACCATGACCAGGCGATGGACAATCACATCATTACTGCTACTGCTCATCTACGTTTGTAGCAGAAGTGCCAATGCGCAAACTCAGATAcctgaacaaacaaacaccatAGATTTAGAAGCGGCACTGCCAGAACCAAGAGCTTATATACCAGATTCACAATATCTAGACTTTGTCTATCACAATCATGAAGAGTTAACAAGATTTTTAAGGTGAtctaaagaaaatcaaaaacttttaaagaattttgataaacaaaaaaatttctgatTTCACTTTCTTTTCAGAGCAACTAGTGCTCGTTATCCTAATCTGACTGCTTTATATTCTATTGGCAAGTCCATCCAAGGTAGGGAACTCTGGGTGCTAGTGGTTTCATCCTCGCCCTATGAGCATATGCTGGGCAAACCGGATGTCAAATATGTGGGCAATATACATGGGAATGAACCGGTGGGCCGTGAGCTATTGCTTCACCTGATACAGTACCTGGTATCCAGCTATGAAACGGATCAATATGTCAAATGGCTGTTGGACAATACACGCATACATATAATGCCCTCCATGAATCCAGATGGATATGCGGTATCCAAGGAGGGAACTTGTGATGGTGGTCAGGGAAGGTTTGTATAAATGTCATAATGATTAGCAAATAAATTCTTACAATggttttgtattttcttttttagatACAATGCCCGTGGCTTTGATTTAAATCGCAATTTCCCCGATTACTTTAAGCAGAACAATAAACGTGGCCAACCTGAAACGGATGCTGTCAAAGATTggatttcaaaaattcaatttgttttaaGTGGCAGCTTGCATGGCGGAGCCTTGGTGGCCAGTTATCCCTATGACAATACCCCTAATGCTAGTAGGTGTATAGATAGTGTATAGACATTTTCATATCCTTTAGCCTAATTTTTGCTTTAGACACGTTTTTATGATTTGAATTGAAATCATTCATCGTAGTCAATATCaaaacatcatcatcattcaCATAATGTCATATCGTCGCaggatttatttttgatttaaaatcgATTTGCATTGGGATATTGGATAGAAGACAACCATCGACTAGATCATTTTACTGAAATCAATGGAGGTTGTgctttcaagaagtcaaatcgaaaaatgtatttatatggaagctatatcaagatgtagtccaaTATTGCGCTGTTGCGTATTTTAATCTGCCTACACGTATGGTGGAAAAATCGATTTCAAACGTGCTTATTTCGATGCCATACAGCAGCATTGATAGTGAAGCAACCCTGTATGATGTCAAAACAATACCGCCTTGTACAGATAAAATAAAAACGATAATTCCGTTTGGTATTGCATGTATTATCAATTACCAAacagataaataaaaataattttgaaaaacagcaACTTTAAGCGAAAAAGCTatcacgaaatttgttaattttgctgcaacaatttattttgaatcctAGCGACCACAAGTACAAATTCGTTGTTGAATgttactctttgcaagccaacataaaacaacaacaccatatccataagcaagacaaatACCATTTAACCAGCCACCATATGTGCTTTTCTGCACGCACAGCTTCGGTGTGGTggagtttttattttctttgttcggctcgcgctgcttgtCTCGTgcgttttactgctgctctcggtAGAAGAGAGAATTTCTGCCATTCTCTCTACTATtacctttaaaaaaatttaataaatttggcGACGCAGAGGATTGAATGATCTCATGTTTAGTAatcttgcacgcatcctctagcctaccacCATCATCTTCCTTATGATGAAATTACTCATTGGGTATAATTGCACAGTAATAAACGTcccaattaattaaattaaaaaatttaaaaacactttaaaaacattttttttcttaatatgaaatacatacatattaGTTATGGTTGGCTATTACGGCGTGGTCATTGATTTCATATAGTTTTTATTAATCTCCCAAAGAAGAGGGATATGGCCTTTTGACCATGAGAATGAATATCACTAGAATGAATAAAGATGGGCATTGGGTAAAAATCCAAAagatatttacccggtaaattgggtaaatacccgggtataattttgcagatattttggGTATAGAAacatttagcaaacattttttaatgatttagtattctttgtatataaaccagatcttctgatctcataaaatcggattttagttatatatagccactatatagaccgatctccagactaaaagtcttgaggcaataaattggttaatttttatccgatttctatggaatttggcacagtgagttctggcagacccctacccatttctgtgaagtgtggtttagattgggttgaaatttggcacaatgtgttctggtagacccctacctattactgtcaaatgtggtccagatcggaccatattgggatatagcttctatttagaccgatctcccgatatagtgtaaagAGCCAATAAAAGggacatttttcatcctatttcgatgaaatttggcacagcgagttttgGTACTCCTCTAAACCCTTTTGTTAAATAACGTCCAGAtcgaaatttgaataagaattgttatggtattggagctttatcaagttatagtctaattcggaccataaatgaatgctgaacaatgtagaaatcattgtgtaatatttcagttcattcggattagaattgcgccttgtaggggcgcaaaa includes:
- the LOC106091030 gene encoding carboxypeptidase M isoform X4 yields the protein MTRRWTITSLLLLLIYVCSRSANAQTQIPEQTNTIDLEAALPEPRAYIPDSQYLDFVYHNHEELTRFLRATSARYPNLTALYSIGKSIQGRELWVLVVSSSPYEHMLGKPDVKYVGNIHGNEPVGRELLLHLIQYLVSSYETDQYVKWLLDNTRIHIMPSMNPDGYAVSKEGTCDGGQGRYNARGFDLNRNFPDYFKQNNKRGQPETDAVKDWISKIQFVLSGSLHGGALVASYPYDNTPNAMFQTYSAAPSLTPDDDVFKHLSLVYAKNHAKMSRGVACKSATPAFENGITNGAAWYPLTGGMQDYQYVWYGCMEVTLEISCCKYPPAYELRKYWEDNQLSMIKFLAEAHRGVQGFVFDNNNNPIERASLKIKGRDVGFQTTKHGEFWRILLPGYYKLEVFAEGFAPREIEFVVVEQHPTLLNVTLTPSKRTEGSLPISQLYRPVPGPPPHLYRPPTPGYSGDSGLFSSITSGLNNLYSNLFG
- the LOC106091030 gene encoding carboxypeptidase M isoform X5 gives rise to the protein MTRRWTITSLLLLLIYVCSRSANAQTQIPEQTNTIDLEAALPEPRAYIPDSQYLDFVYHNHEELTRFLRATSARYPNLTALYSIGKSIQGRELWVLVVSSSPYEHMLGKPDVKYVGNIHGNEPVGRELLLHLIQYLVSSYETDQYVKWLLDNTRIHIMPSMNPDGYAVSKEGTCDGGQGRYNARGFDLNRNFPDYFKQNNKRGQPETDAVKDWISKIQFVLSGSLHGGALVASYPYDNTPNARRLKGICRSSALCAMFQTYSAAPSLTPDDDVFKHLSLVYAKNHAKMSRGVACKSATPAFENGITNGAAWYPLTGGMQDYQYVWYGCMEVTLEISCCKYPPAYELRKYWEDNQLSMIKFLAEAHRGVQGFVFDNNNNPIERASLKIKGRDVGFQTTKHGEFWRILLPGYYKLEVFAEGFAPREIEFVVVEQHPTLLNVTLTPSKQFTMPTVTTTRTQIRNNRKNVNDKIHFPSH
- the LOC106091030 gene encoding carboxypeptidase M isoform X6 is translated as MTRRWTITSLLLLLIYVCSRSANAQTQIPEQTNTIDLEAALPEPRAYIPDSQYLDFVYHNHEELTRFLRATSARYPNLTALYSIGKSIQGRELWVLVVSSSPYEHMLGKPDVKYVGNIHGNEPVGRELLLHLIQYLVSSYETDQYVKWLLDNTRIHIMPSMNPDGYAVSKEGTCDGGQGRYNARGFDLNRNFPDYFKQNNKRGQPETDAVKDWISKIQFVLSGSLHGGALVASYPYDNTPNARRLKGICRSSALCAMFQTYSAAPSLTPDDDVFKHLSLVYAKNHAKMSRGVACKSATPAFENGITNGAAWYPLTGGMQDYQYVWYGCMEVTLEISCCKYPPAYELRKYWEDNQLSMIKFLAEAHRGVQGFVFDNNNNPIERASLKIKGRDVGFQTTKHGEFWRILLPGYYKLEVFAEGFAPREIEFVVVEQHPTLLNVTLTPSKFTMPTVTTTRTQIRNNRKNVNDKIHFPSH